The Syngnathus typhle isolate RoL2023-S1 ecotype Sweden linkage group LG6, RoL_Styp_1.0, whole genome shotgun sequence genome has a window encoding:
- the LOC133155853 gene encoding P2Y purinoceptor 14, whose protein sequence is MDPVNSTQLTVNQSDASGVLTHGVLPWLYLLLCAAGVPLNGAAAWIFFRVPSDSALVVYLKNMAVADLLMLATFPFRVAAQLGLGGWRLHVVLCRYTSVLFYSSMYVGILFMGLISLERYVKVVRRPGGSASAHFLQRVGAARLLALLAWSLLILCVLPNAVLTGGRPADRETSRHCMRLKSPLGVQWHRVSTFFSVGLFWLTLLVLAFCYSSITRRIYRSSRPQGGGGGGSRRHGDDVRRKSNRSIFCILAVFVICFVPYHVCRVPYTLSQMPASGFSRASRLLLFQAKEATLFLSAVNVCLDPVIYFLMCHRFRESLLAKLSRGDGSVSLTAAPSLSNI, encoded by the coding sequence ATGGATCCCGTCAACTCCACGCAGCTGACCGTCAACCAATCGGACGCCAGCGGCGTGCTGACGCACGGGGTGCTGCCCTGGCTCTACCTGCTCCTCTGCGCGGCGGGCGTGCCGCTCAACGGCGCGGCCGCCTGGATCTTCTTCCGGGTGCCCAGCGACTCGGCCCTGGTGGTGTACCTGAAGAACATGGCGGTGGCCGACCTCCTGATGCTGGCCACCTTCCCCTTCCGGGTGGCGGCGCAGCTGGGGCTGGGCGGCTGGCGCCTCCACGTGGTTCTGTGCCGCTACACCTCGGTGCTCTTCTACTCGTCCATGTACGTGGGCATCCTCTTCATGGGCCTCATCAGCCTGGAGCGCTACGTCAAGGTGGTGCGCCGCCCGGGCGGCTCCGCCTCGGCCCACTTCCTTCAGAGGGtgggcgcggcccggctcctggCGCTGCTGGCCTGGAGCCTCCTCATCCTGTGCGTGCTGCCCAACGCCGTGCTGaccggcggccggccggccgaccgggAGACGTCTCGCCACTGCATGAGGCTGAAGAGCCCGCTGGGGGTGCAGTGGCACCGCGTGTCCACCTTCTTCAGCGTGGGCCTCTTCTGGCTCACTCTGCTGGTTCTGGCCTTCTGTTACTCCTCCATCACCCGCCGCATCTACCGCTCATCCCGCCcccaaggcggcggcggcggcggcagtcgCCGCCACGGCGACGACGTGCGGCGCAAGTCCAACCGTAGCATCTTCTGCATCCTGGCCGTCTTCGTCATCTGCTTCGTGCCCTACCACGTCTGCCGCGTGCCCTACACCCTCAGCCAGATGCCGGCGTCCGGGTTCAGCCGAGCCTCGCGCCTCCTGCTCTTCCAGGCCAAGGAGGCCACGCTCTTCCTCTCCGCCGTCAACGTCTGCCTGGATCCCGTCATCTACTTCCTCATGTGCCACAGGTTTCGAGAGTCTTTGCTCGCCAAGCTCTCCAGAGGGGACGGGAGCGTCTCGCTCACCGCCGCGCCCAGCCTCAGCAACATTTAG